The Pseudomonas azadiae genome contains a region encoding:
- a CDS encoding SAM-dependent methyltransferase, which translates to MKSTSLSVKTRRLNVNGMTAALLRKGVLRQLSQLRHGQLVVVEDGERQVFGAREAHLLGEIQILDSAVWGLVAANGSIGAGEAFIHGYWSSPDLTAVVRVMVSNLDVLDAMEGGLARLTRPFTQGLHWLNRNTRKGSQENIAAHYDLGNDLFEAFLDPTMMYSAGQFLTPDDTLEQAQLNKLERICQKLALKPSDHLLEIGTGWGSMALYAAQHYGCKVTTTTLSREQFAYTEKRIEALGLQDQVTLLLQDYRDLTGHYDKLVSIEMIEAVGHRFLPTYFKQCAHLLKNDGLMLLQAITIREQRFEQAKRSVDFIQRYIFPGGALPSVQNMLHIVSRDTDMNLLHMEDFGLHYAKTLRLWNENFHRAHGHLTELGYDEYFLRLWEFYLCYCEGGFMERSIGTAQLLLAKPSAINPPLLGRFSA; encoded by the coding sequence ATGAAATCCACTAGCTTATCGGTCAAGACCCGCCGCCTGAACGTCAACGGCATGACCGCCGCGCTGTTACGCAAGGGCGTATTGCGTCAACTCAGCCAACTGCGCCACGGCCAGTTGGTGGTTGTCGAGGATGGCGAGCGGCAAGTCTTCGGCGCACGCGAAGCACATCTGCTGGGGGAGATCCAGATCCTCGATTCGGCCGTGTGGGGCCTGGTGGCGGCCAACGGTTCCATCGGCGCCGGCGAAGCCTTCATCCACGGTTACTGGAGCAGCCCGGACCTGACGGCGGTGGTGCGCGTCATGGTCAGCAACCTGGACGTACTCGACGCAATGGAAGGCGGCCTCGCACGCCTGACACGCCCGTTCACCCAAGGCCTGCACTGGCTCAATCGCAATACACGCAAGGGCTCGCAGGAAAACATCGCCGCCCACTACGACCTGGGCAACGACCTGTTTGAAGCGTTCCTCGACCCGACCATGATGTATTCGGCGGGGCAATTCCTGACGCCCGACGACACCCTGGAACAGGCGCAACTGAACAAACTGGAGCGCATCTGCCAGAAGCTCGCCCTCAAGCCCAGCGACCACCTGCTGGAAATCGGCACCGGCTGGGGCAGCATGGCGCTGTACGCGGCGCAGCATTACGGCTGCAAGGTCACCACCACGACGCTGTCCAGGGAACAGTTCGCCTACACTGAAAAGCGCATCGAGGCGCTGGGGCTGCAAGATCAGGTCACGCTGCTGTTGCAGGACTACCGCGACCTTACCGGCCACTATGACAAGTTGGTGTCCATTGAGATGATCGAGGCGGTGGGCCATCGTTTCCTGCCGACCTACTTCAAACAATGCGCGCACTTGCTCAAGAACGACGGCCTGATGCTGCTGCAAGCCATCACCATCCGCGAGCAACGTTTCGAACAGGCCAAGCGCAGCGTGGACTTCATCCAACGCTACATCTTCCCCGGCGGCGCCCTGCCCAGCGTGCAGAACATGCTGCACATTGTCAGCCGCGATACCGACATGAACCTGCTGCACATGGAGGATTTCGGCCTGCACTATGCGAAAACCCTGCGCCTGTGGAACGAGAATTTTCACCGCGCCCATGGCCACCTTACGGAATTGGGCTACGACGAATACTTCCTGCGGCTGTGGGAGTTTTACCTGTGCTACTGCGAAGGCGGCTTCATGGAACGCAGCATTGGCACCGCGCAGTTGCTGCTGGCCAAGCCTTCGGCCATTAACCCGCCGCTGCTCGGGCGTTTCAGTGCTTAA
- the hemA gene encoding glutamyl-tRNA reductase, protein MAFLALGINHKTASVDVRERVAFTPEQLVEALQQLCRLTDSREAAILSTCNRSELYIEQEHLSADVVLRWLADYHHLDLDDLRASAYVHEEDAAVRHMMRVAAGLDSLVLGEPQILGQMKSAYAVAREAGTVGPLLGRLFQATFNSAKQVRTDTAIGENPVSVAFAAVSLAKQIFSDLQRSQALLIGAGETITLVARHLHELGVKRIVVANRTLERASILAEQFGAHAVLLADIPAELVRSDIVISSTASQLPILGKGAVESALKLRKHKPIFMVDIAVPRDIEPEVGELDDVYLYSVDDLHEVVAENLKSRQGAAQAAEEMVSTGAEDFMVRLRELAAVDVLKAYRQQGERLRDEELVKAQRLLANGGSAEDVLMQLARGLTNKLLHAPSVQLKKLTAEGRLDALAMAQELFALGEGAPDSSSDKKLQ, encoded by the coding sequence ATGGCCTTCCTCGCACTCGGTATTAACCACAAGACTGCCTCCGTAGACGTGCGCGAGCGCGTGGCGTTTACGCCGGAGCAGTTGGTTGAGGCCCTGCAGCAGCTCTGCCGGCTCACCGACAGTCGCGAAGCTGCGATCCTTTCGACCTGCAATCGCAGCGAGCTTTATATAGAGCAGGAGCATCTCTCGGCGGATGTCGTGCTGCGCTGGCTGGCCGATTATCACCATCTGGACCTCGATGACCTGCGCGCGAGCGCTTATGTGCACGAAGAGGATGCGGCAGTTCGTCACATGATGCGGGTGGCCGCCGGTCTCGATTCGCTGGTGTTGGGCGAGCCGCAGATCCTGGGCCAGATGAAATCCGCCTACGCCGTGGCGCGTGAGGCCGGCACCGTTGGTCCGCTGCTGGGGCGCTTGTTCCAGGCCACGTTCAATTCGGCCAAGCAAGTGCGCACCGACACCGCCATCGGCGAAAACCCAGTGTCCGTAGCCTTTGCCGCCGTCAGCCTGGCCAAACAGATTTTCAGCGATTTGCAACGCAGCCAGGCCCTGTTGATCGGCGCCGGTGAGACCATCACCCTGGTCGCCCGCCATCTGCATGAGCTGGGCGTGAAGCGCATCGTGGTTGCTAACCGTACGCTGGAGCGCGCGAGCATCCTCGCCGAGCAGTTCGGCGCGCATGCCGTGTTGCTGGCGGATATTCCGGCCGAGCTGGTGCGCAGCGACATCGTCATCAGCTCCACGGCCAGCCAGTTGCCGATTTTGGGCAAGGGCGCGGTTGAGAGCGCGCTGAAGCTGCGCAAGCACAAACCTATCTTTATGGTGGATATCGCCGTTCCCCGGGATATCGAACCCGAAGTCGGCGAGTTGGACGACGTTTACCTCTATAGCGTCGACGACCTGCATGAAGTGGTCGCCGAAAACCTCAAGAGCCGTCAGGGCGCTGCTCAGGCGGCCGAGGAAATGGTCAGCACCGGCGCCGAAGACTTCATGGTGCGCCTGCGTGAATTGGCGGCGGTGGACGTGCTCAAGGCGTATCGTCAGCAAGGCGAACGCCTGCGCGACGAGGAGCTGGTCAAGGCCCAGCGCTTGCTGGCCAACGGCGGCAGCGCCGAAGACGTGCTGATGCAGTTGGCCCGGGGGCTTACCAACAAGTTGCTCCATGCACCCAGCGTACAATTAAAAAAGCTGACCGCCGAAGGCCGCCTCGATGCGTTGGCCATGGCTCAGGAACTCTTTGCCCTCGGTGAGGGCGCGCCAGATAGCTCTTCGGATAAAAAACTGCAATGA
- a CDS encoding NAD(P)/FAD-dependent oxidoreductase has product MKIAIIGSGIAGLTSAYLLSRRHEITLFEAGDRIGGHTHTVNVTVEGKRYAVDTGFIVFNDWTYPHFIRLLGQIGVTFKPTEMSFSVCDENTGFEYNGNNLNSLFAQRSNIGSPGFWGMLRDILRFNRQAPLDLQEQRISAEMTLGDYLNAGGYGERFIRHYIVPMGAAIWSMSLADMLGFPLQFFVRFFKNHGLLSVSNRPQWCVIEGGSSRYIEPLTRSFSERIRLNCPVHKVERTDDGVVIHSTAGSERFDRVVFACHSDQALALLADPSQAEQAVLGALPYADNDVVLHTDTRLLPDRKLAWASWNYRLNGNGQAQAAVTYDMNILQGIDSATTFCVSLNQTSIINPLKVLARYTYAHPQYSLAAVAAQARWEEASGVRNTFYCGAYWANGFHEDGVVSALRVAQAFGETL; this is encoded by the coding sequence GTGAAGATCGCCATCATCGGCAGCGGCATCGCGGGGCTGACCAGCGCTTACCTGCTCAGCCGCCGGCATGAGATCACGCTGTTCGAAGCCGGTGACCGCATCGGCGGGCATACCCACACGGTCAACGTGACCGTCGAGGGTAAACGCTACGCGGTCGACACGGGCTTCATCGTGTTCAACGATTGGACCTACCCCCATTTCATCCGCCTGCTGGGGCAGATCGGTGTGACGTTCAAGCCCACCGAAATGAGTTTCTCGGTGTGTGACGAAAACACCGGGTTCGAGTACAACGGCAACAACCTCAACAGCCTGTTTGCCCAGCGCAGCAATATCGGGTCGCCGGGGTTCTGGGGCATGTTGCGCGACATCCTGCGCTTCAATCGTCAGGCACCGCTGGACCTGCAGGAACAGCGCATCAGCGCCGAGATGACCCTGGGCGACTACCTCAATGCGGGCGGTTATGGTGAGCGGTTCATCCGGCACTACATCGTGCCGATGGGCGCGGCAATCTGGTCGATGTCCCTGGCCGATATGCTCGGTTTCCCCTTGCAGTTCTTTGTGCGTTTTTTCAAGAACCACGGTTTGCTGTCGGTGAGCAATCGCCCGCAATGGTGCGTGATCGAGGGCGGCTCCAGCCGCTACATCGAACCACTGACCCGCAGCTTCAGTGAACGGATCCGCCTCAACTGCCCGGTGCATAAAGTCGAGCGTACCGACGACGGCGTGGTCATCCACAGCACCGCGGGCAGTGAGCGGTTTGATCGGGTGGTCTTCGCCTGCCACAGCGACCAGGCCCTGGCGTTGCTGGCCGATCCGAGCCAAGCCGAACAGGCCGTTCTTGGCGCCCTTCCCTATGCCGACAACGACGTGGTGCTGCACACCGACACCCGCCTGCTGCCCGACCGCAAACTGGCCTGGGCCAGCTGGAACTATCGCCTGAACGGCAATGGGCAGGCGCAGGCGGCGGTAACCTACGACATGAACATCCTGCAAGGCATCGACAGCGCCACTACCTTTTGCGTGAGCCTCAACCAGACGTCGATCATCAACCCGCTCAAGGTCCTGGCGCGCTATACCTACGCCCACCCGCAATACAGCCTGGCGGCGGTGGCGGCGCAAGCGCGCTGGGAAGAAGCGTCCGGCGTACGCAATACCTTTTATTGCGGCGCCTACTGGGCCAACGGTTTCCACGAAGATGGCGTGGTCAGCGCATTGCGCGTGGCCCAGGCTTTTGGGGAAACCCTGTGA
- a CDS encoding molybdopterin-synthase adenylyltransferase MoeB produces MLSDQELLRYSRQILLQHVDIDGQLRLKNSRALIVGLGGLGAPVALYLAAAGVGELHLADFDTVDLTNLQRQIIHDTDSVGQTKVDSALRRLTAINPGITLIAHRAALDADSLTAAVGAVDVVLDCSDNFATREAVNAACVAGGKPLISGAAIRLEGQLAVFDPRRAESPCYHCLYGHGSDTELTCSEAGVVGPLVGLVGSLQALEALKLLAGFGEPLVGRLLLIDALTTRFRELRVKRDPGCSVCGTEHG; encoded by the coding sequence GTGCTGAGCGATCAGGAGCTGTTGCGCTATAGCCGGCAGATTCTGTTGCAGCATGTCGACATCGACGGCCAATTGCGCCTGAAAAACAGCCGCGCGTTGATTGTCGGTCTGGGTGGCTTGGGCGCACCGGTCGCGCTGTACCTGGCCGCCGCCGGTGTGGGCGAGTTGCATCTGGCGGACTTCGACACCGTCGACCTGACCAACCTGCAGCGCCAGATCATCCACGACACCGACAGCGTCGGACAAACCAAGGTCGATTCGGCCCTGCGCCGCCTGACCGCCATTAACCCCGGGATCACACTGATCGCCCACCGCGCCGCGCTTGATGCCGATTCCCTGACGGCGGCGGTAGGTGCGGTGGACGTGGTACTTGATTGCAGCGACAACTTCGCCACCCGCGAAGCGGTCAACGCGGCTTGCGTCGCTGGCGGCAAGCCTTTGATCAGCGGCGCGGCGATTCGCCTTGAAGGCCAACTGGCGGTATTCGACCCGCGTCGCGCCGAAAGCCCGTGCTACCACTGTTTGTACGGGCACGGCAGCGATACCGAACTCACCTGCAGCGAAGCGGGCGTGGTCGGCCCGCTGGTGGGGCTGGTCGGTAGCCTGCAAGCCCTGGAAGCCCTGAAACTGCTCGCTGGTTTTGGTGAACCCCTGGTCGGCCGCTTGTTGCTCATCGACGCCTTGACCACGCGTTTTCGCGAATTGCGCGTCAAGCGCGACCCCGGTTGCAGCGTGTGCGGGACCGAGCATGGTTAA
- a CDS encoding SDR family NAD(P)-dependent oxidoreductase, producing MSLTPPRRYWLTGASSGIGAALAVQLLNSGAHVALSSRTKGPLEALAQRYPGQVLVVAGDLTNSQTVREIGEHIGVVWGSLDTVILNAGTCEYVDARQFDSSIIEHVVRTNLLASSYCIEAALPLLRAGHRPHLVGVASAVTYLPMPRAEAYGASKAGLRYLFESLRISLSPENIDVTVISPGFVDTPLTERNDFPMPLSWSADKAAKHIFAKLEKRPLEIAFPALFIATLWPLSKLPNRAQLIIGKRMLRSPPPKKDDL from the coding sequence ATGAGCCTTACACCGCCCCGCCGTTATTGGTTGACCGGCGCCAGCAGTGGCATCGGTGCCGCGCTGGCCGTGCAGTTGCTCAACAGCGGCGCTCACGTCGCGCTCAGCTCGCGCACCAAAGGGCCCTTGGAAGCGCTCGCGCAACGTTACCCCGGCCAAGTGCTGGTGGTGGCCGGCGACTTGACCAACAGCCAGACCGTGCGCGAAATCGGTGAACACATCGGTGTGGTCTGGGGCTCGCTGGACACCGTGATCCTCAATGCCGGCACCTGTGAGTACGTTGACGCCAGGCAGTTTGACTCCTCCATCATCGAGCACGTGGTGCGCACCAACCTGTTGGCGAGCAGCTATTGCATCGAAGCCGCCCTGCCGCTATTGCGCGCCGGGCACAGGCCGCACCTGGTCGGCGTCGCCAGCGCCGTGACCTACCTGCCGATGCCACGCGCCGAAGCCTACGGCGCGTCCAAGGCCGGTTTGCGCTACCTGTTCGAATCCCTGCGCATCAGCCTGTCGCCGGAAAATATCGACGTCACGGTGATCAGCCCGGGGTTTGTCGACACGCCGTTGACCGAACGCAATGACTTTCCCATGCCGCTCAGTTGGTCGGCAGACAAAGCCGCCAAGCATATCTTCGCCAAGCTGGAAAAACGCCCGCTGGAAATCGCCTTCCCTGCGTTGTTTATCGCCACTCTCTGGCCGCTGTCGAAACTGCCGAACCGCGCACAGCTCATTATCGGCAAACGCATGCTGCGCAGCCCACCGCCGAAAAAGGACGACCTGTGA
- the prfA gene encoding peptide chain release factor 1, with product MKASLLNKLDVLQDRFEELTALLGDGEVISDQAKFRAYSKEYAEVEPVVTTYKNLLKVQADLEGAQALLKDNDPDMREMAVEEVREAKEKLAELEGDLQRMLLPKDPNDGRNVFLEIRAGTGGDEAAIFSGDLFRMYSRYAERRGWRVEILSENEGEHGGYKEVIARVEGDNVYGKLKFESGAHRVQRVPATESQGRIHTSACTVAVLPEPDEQETIEINPADLRVDTYRSSGAGGQHVNKTDSAIRITHLPSGIVVECQEERSQHKNRARAMSWLSAKLNDQQTSAAANAIASERKLLVGSGDRSERIRTYNFAQGRVTDHRVNLTLYSLDEILAGGVDAVIEPLLAEYQADQLAAIGE from the coding sequence ATGAAAGCGTCACTGCTCAATAAACTGGACGTGCTCCAGGACCGTTTCGAAGAACTGACCGCCTTGCTCGGCGATGGCGAGGTCATTTCCGATCAGGCCAAGTTCCGCGCCTATTCCAAGGAATACGCCGAAGTCGAGCCTGTGGTGACGACCTATAAAAACCTGCTGAAAGTGCAGGCCGACCTTGAAGGCGCCCAGGCGCTGCTCAAGGACAACGACCCGGACATGCGTGAAATGGCCGTGGAAGAAGTCCGTGAAGCCAAGGAAAAGCTGGCCGAGCTGGAAGGCGATCTGCAACGCATGCTGCTGCCCAAGGACCCGAACGACGGACGCAACGTGTTCCTCGAAATCCGTGCCGGTACCGGCGGCGACGAGGCGGCGATCTTCTCCGGCGACCTGTTCCGCATGTATTCGCGTTATGCCGAGCGTCGCGGCTGGCGGGTCGAGATATTGTCTGAAAACGAGGGCGAGCACGGCGGCTATAAAGAAGTCATCGCCCGGGTCGAAGGCGATAACGTCTACGGCAAGCTCAAATTCGAGTCCGGCGCGCATCGAGTCCAGCGCGTGCCCGCGACCGAATCCCAAGGCCGCATCCACACCTCGGCGTGCACCGTTGCGGTATTGCCCGAGCCGGACGAACAGGAAACCATCGAGATCAACCCGGCCGACTTGCGCGTCGACACCTACCGCTCGTCGGGCGCGGGCGGCCAGCACGTCAACAAGACCGATTCGGCGATCCGCATCACTCACTTGCCTTCAGGCATCGTGGTGGAGTGCCAGGAAGAACGTTCCCAGCACAAAAACCGTGCACGGGCCATGTCTTGGCTGTCGGCCAAGCTCAACGACCAGCAGACCAGCGCCGCCGCCAATGCGATTGCCAGCGAACGCAAGCTGCTGGTGGGCTCGGGCGACCGCTCCGAGCGCATCCGTACCTACAATTTTGCCCAGGGCCGGGTGACCGACCACCGGGTCAACCTCACCCTTTATTCCCTCGACGAGATCCTCGCCGGTGGCGTGGATGCGGTGATCGAGCCGCTGCTCGCCGAGTACCAGGCCGATCAACTCGCGGCGATTGGCGAATAA
- the prmC gene encoding peptide chain release factor N(5)-glutamine methyltransferase: MTIIASLLRAADLPDSPTARLDAELLLGAALGKSRSYLHTWPEKIVSSEDALTFAGYLQRRRGGEPVAYILGQQGFWKLDLEVAPHTLIPRPDTELLVEAALQLLPVTPAKVLDLGTGSGAIALALASERPAWQVTAVDRVLEAVALAERNRQRLHLNNASVLNSHWFSALQGHTYDLIISNPPYIADNDPHLAAGDVRFEPASALVAGHDGLDDLRHIIKQAPAHLNAGGRLLLEHGYDQASAVRDLLLSEGFEDVHSRVDLGGHERISLGRRPC; the protein is encoded by the coding sequence ATGACCATCATCGCCAGCCTGCTGCGCGCCGCCGACCTGCCCGATTCGCCTACCGCGCGCCTGGATGCCGAATTGTTGCTGGGCGCTGCCCTGGGCAAATCGCGCAGCTACCTGCATACCTGGCCGGAAAAAATCGTCAGCAGCGAAGACGCGCTGACCTTTGCCGGCTACCTGCAGCGCCGTCGTGGCGGTGAGCCGGTGGCTTATATCCTGGGTCAGCAGGGGTTCTGGAAGTTGGACCTGGAGGTCGCGCCCCACACGCTGATCCCGCGTCCGGACACCGAATTGCTGGTGGAAGCCGCCCTGCAATTGTTGCCGGTCACGCCCGCCAAGGTCCTCGACCTGGGCACCGGCAGCGGCGCCATTGCCTTGGCCCTGGCGAGTGAGCGGCCGGCCTGGCAGGTCACCGCCGTCGACCGCGTGCTGGAAGCCGTGGCCCTGGCCGAACGCAATCGCCAGCGCCTGCACCTCAATAACGCCAGTGTGCTGAACAGCCATTGGTTCAGCGCGCTGCAAGGTCATACCTATGACCTGATCATCAGCAACCCGCCCTATATCGCCGACAACGACCCGCACCTGGCGGCGGGCGATGTGCGCTTTGAACCGGCCAGCGCACTGGTGGCCGGTCATGACGGTCTGGACGACCTGCGCCACATCATCAAACAAGCGCCTGCCCACCTGAATGCGGGCGGCCGGTTGTTGCTGGAGCACGGTTACGACCAGGCTTCGGCGGTGCGCGACCTGCTGTTGAGCGAGGGTTTCGAGGACGTACACAGCCGCGTCGACCTTGGCGGCCACGAGCGCATCAGCCTGGGGCGCCGGCCGTGCTGA
- the murI gene encoding glutamate racemase, whose translation MVKDAPIGVFDSGVGGLSVLDEIQQLLPRESLLYVADCGHIPYGEKTPAFIRERSRRVAAFFREQGAKAFVIACNTATVAAVAELRQDYPDWPLVGMEPAVKPAAAATRSGVVGVLATTGTLQSAKFAALLDRFATDVRVITQPCPGLVELIETGDLNSPALRQMLQGYVEPLLSAGCDTIILGCTHYPFLKPLLAQMLPPSIILIDTGAAVARQLKRLLGERDLLAVGNPAPARFWTSGDLPHFRNILPTLWKYPGNVGNFSS comes from the coding sequence ATGGTTAAGGACGCGCCCATTGGTGTGTTCGATTCCGGTGTCGGCGGCTTGTCGGTATTGGACGAAATCCAGCAATTACTGCCCCGTGAGTCGCTGCTGTACGTGGCCGACTGCGGGCATATCCCCTATGGCGAGAAAACCCCGGCTTTTATCCGCGAGCGTTCGCGGCGGGTCGCGGCGTTTTTTCGCGAGCAGGGCGCCAAGGCGTTTGTGATTGCCTGCAACACCGCAACCGTCGCGGCGGTTGCCGAGCTACGCCAGGACTATCCCGATTGGCCGCTGGTGGGCATGGAGCCCGCGGTCAAACCTGCGGCCGCCGCGACCCGCAGCGGCGTAGTCGGCGTGCTTGCCACCACCGGCACCCTGCAGAGCGCCAAGTTCGCCGCGCTGCTGGACCGCTTTGCCACCGATGTGCGGGTCATCACCCAGCCCTGCCCGGGACTGGTGGAACTGATTGAAACCGGCGACCTGAACAGCCCGGCCCTGCGCCAGATGTTGCAGGGCTACGTCGAGCCGCTGCTCAGCGCCGGTTGCGACACCATCATCCTGGGTTGCACCCATTATCCCTTCCTCAAGCCGCTCCTGGCACAGATGCTGCCCCCCAGCATCATCCTCATCGACACCGGTGCCGCCGTGGCCCGCCAGCTCAAGCGCTTGCTGGGCGAGCGCGACCTGCTGGCCGTCGGCAACCCTGCGCCTGCGCGGTTCTGGACCAGCGGGGATTTGCCTCATTTCAGAAACATCCTACCTACACTATGGAAATATCCCGGAAATGTGGGTAATTTCAGTTCGTGA
- a CDS encoding DUF1365 domain-containing protein, whose product MNSALYSGWIAHRRFTPKGHAFRYRIGLLYLDLSEEHQVLGLSPLAGRSRLAPFGFRQQDYLRELTRTGMSLSDAVRQEVGKALGRTPRGVICLLTQARSWGLAFNPVSFFYCFEADGRLAAILCEVTNTPWRERYHYVLPAQALGADEHQHFAVAKAFHVSPFLPRDLEYRMSFSPPAARLGVHMADWQGAQKVFDATLSLQKQTLDRASLHRYLWRFPWMTAKTCLAIYWQAMRLLLKRTPIFSHQAADGASRTAVGYTKDRRHEIH is encoded by the coding sequence GTGAACAGTGCCCTTTACAGCGGCTGGATTGCCCATCGGCGGTTTACGCCCAAGGGCCATGCCTTTCGCTACCGCATCGGTCTGCTGTACCTGGATTTGAGCGAAGAGCATCAAGTGCTCGGGCTTTCCCCGCTGGCCGGGCGCAGCCGCCTGGCGCCCTTCGGTTTTCGCCAGCAGGACTACCTGCGTGAATTGACGCGCACCGGCATGAGTTTGAGCGATGCCGTGCGCCAGGAAGTCGGCAAGGCACTGGGGCGTACGCCCCGGGGCGTTATCTGCCTACTGACCCAGGCCCGCAGTTGGGGCCTGGCTTTTAACCCCGTGAGTTTCTTCTACTGCTTTGAGGCCGACGGACGTTTGGCCGCGATCCTGTGTGAAGTGACGAACACCCCATGGCGCGAGCGCTATCACTACGTGCTGCCCGCCCAGGCGCTGGGCGCGGATGAGCACCAGCATTTCGCCGTAGCCAAGGCCTTCCATGTGTCGCCGTTTTTGCCGCGCGACCTGGAATATCGCATGAGCTTCAGCCCTCCCGCCGCCAGGCTCGGCGTGCACATGGCTGACTGGCAGGGCGCACAGAAAGTCTTTGACGCCACCTTGAGCCTGCAAAAGCAAACGCTCGACCGCGCGAGCCTGCACCGCTACCTCTGGCGGTTTCCCTGGATGACCGCCAAGACCTGCCTGGCGATCTACTGGCAGGCCATGCGCCTGTTGCTCAAACGCACACCGATTTTTTCCCATCAGGCCGCCGATGGCGCCTCTCGTACCGCAGTCGGGTATACCAAGGATCGCCGCCATGAAATCCACTAG
- a CDS encoding YkgJ family cysteine cluster protein, with the protein MTHIPHTQIAEPAVTCSTCAACCCQLEVMLITDTGVPERYIDTDDWGGEVMLRLDDGWCAALDRDTMMCTIYERRPLICREFEMGAPECLEERKGIATAYR; encoded by the coding sequence ATGACCCACATCCCCCACACCCAAATCGCCGAACCCGCCGTCACCTGTTCCACGTGCGCGGCCTGTTGCTGCCAGTTGGAAGTCATGCTGATCACCGACACCGGCGTGCCGGAGCGCTATATCGACACCGACGACTGGGGCGGCGAAGTGATGCTGCGCCTGGACGACGGCTGGTGCGCCGCCCTGGATCGAGACACGATGATGTGTACGATTTACGAGCGACGGCCGCTGATTTGCCGGGAATTCGAGATGGGCGCGCCGGAGTGCCTGGAAGAGCGCAAGGGGATTGCGACGGCGTATCGGTGA
- a CDS encoding nuclear transport factor 2 family protein — MSDFLRRFAQAFATLDKHNLHLLDSLYSKDIAFTDPLHEVHGLPALHRYFGELYGNVSQLRFDFHGFDQVAAGEGYLRWKMSFCHPRLANGKVIRVEGCSHLMWRDKVYRHRDYFDAGALLYEHLPVVGRVVGWLKRRIG, encoded by the coding sequence ATGAGTGACTTCCTGCGCCGTTTTGCCCAAGCCTTTGCGACGCTGGACAAGCACAACCTGCACCTGCTCGACAGCCTGTACAGCAAGGACATCGCCTTTACCGACCCATTGCACGAGGTGCATGGCCTGCCCGCGCTGCATCGTTATTTCGGCGAGCTGTATGGCAACGTCAGTCAGCTGCGCTTCGACTTCCACGGTTTCGACCAGGTGGCCGCAGGCGAAGGCTATCTGCGCTGGAAAATGAGCTTTTGCCACCCACGCCTGGCCAACGGCAAGGTGATACGGGTGGAGGGTTGCTCGCACCTGATGTGGCGAGACAAGGTTTACCGCCATCGAGACTACTTCGATGCCGGCGCCCTGTTGTACGAACACTTGCCCGTGGTGGGCAGGGTCGTTGGCTGGCTGAAAAGGAGAATCGGATGA
- a CDS encoding acyloxyacyl hydrolase has protein sequence MKRFLCLAALAAAVMGHSFSAQAAGLEFGLGATSDSTLTYRLGLTSDWDKSWMQSDTGRLTGYWSGAYTYWEGDDRAGASSLSFSPVFVYEFAGQSVKPYIEAGIGVAVFSRTKLEDNNIGQAFQFEDRLGFGLRFTGGHEVGIRATHYSNAGISSNNDGVESYSLHYTMPL, from the coding sequence ATGAAGCGTTTTCTCTGTTTGGCTGCGCTTGCGGCCGCGGTAATGGGACACTCTTTTTCGGCGCAAGCGGCCGGGTTGGAGTTTGGACTGGGCGCTACCAGTGATTCGACGCTGACCTATCGGTTGGGGTTGACGTCCGATTGGGACAAAAGCTGGATGCAAAGTGACACGGGTCGCCTGACCGGTTACTGGAGCGGGGCTTATACTTATTGGGAAGGTGATGACCGTGCGGGCGCGAGCAGCCTGTCGTTCTCGCCAGTATTTGTGTATGAGTTTGCCGGGCAATCGGTCAAGCCTTACATCGAGGCCGGGATCGGCGTGGCGGTGTTCTCCCGGACCAAACTGGAAGACAACAACATCGGCCAGGCCTTCCAGTTCGAAGACCGCCTGGGTTTCGGCCTGCGCTTTACCGGCGGGCACGAAGTGGGCATTCGTGCCACGCATTATTCCAATGCCGGCATCAGCAGCAACAACGATGGGGTAGAGAGCTACTCGCTGCACTACACCATGCCGTTGTAA